The Henckelia pumila isolate YLH828 chromosome 2, ASM3356847v2, whole genome shotgun sequence genome includes a window with the following:
- the LOC140885111 gene encoding RING-H2 finger protein ATL70-like, giving the protein MNSTSGDFQGSDSIGGFGYGIGVSVGILLLITTITLASYYCTRNNTTSTFPTTSSRDPQEAAAPSDDLRHWVVEMGLDDATLNGYPKVLYSDAKVNHKDTTAACCSICLADYKNTDMLRILPECGHLFHLKCVDPWLRRHPTCPVCRTSPVPTPQSTPLAEVAPLATRPIG; this is encoded by the coding sequence ATGAATAGCACCTCCGGCGACTTCCAGGGCTCCGATAGCATCGGCGGCTTCGGATACGGCATCGGAGTCTCCGTCGGGATCCTCCTGCTCATCACGACCATAACCTTGGCCTCCTACTACTGCACCAGGAACAACACGACCTCGACGTTTCCAACGACGTCGTCTCGGGATCCTCAGGAAGCGGCGGCGCCGTCCGATGATCTCCGGCACTGGGTGGTGGAGATGGGGCTGGACGACGCCACGCTGAATGGGTACCCGAAGGTTCTGTATTCCGACGCGAAGGTGAACCACAAGGACACGACGGCGGCGTGCTGCTCCATATGTTTGGCGGATTACAAGAACACGGACATGCTTAGGATACTGCCGGAGTGCGGCCACCTCTTCCATTTGAAGTGCGTCGATCCATGGCTGCGCCGCCACCCTACTTGCCCCGTTTGCCGTACGTCGCCGGTTCCCACGCCTCAGTCGACGCCGTTGGCGGAGGTGGCTCCATTGGCAACCAGGCCTATTGGTTGA
- the LOC140881798 gene encoding myosin-binding protein 7 — translation MESKSSPPSASRVKCCDCDCGCSVMNRSLSGTYLRSVKRKYDDFEEETQFKIPGFVIPQNARVEIGNECAALRETVSSQQVTIQDLISELEEERNASSSAANEAMSMILRLQREKAEIQMEARQFKRYAEEKMAHDQQETLAVEELLYKREQTIQSLTCEVQAYRHRMMSYGLTEAEADGEKGMSRNNSMIENLDGQLEFPPYEIYPPLKCYSQAYVNGNDEAGDIEKYAFGETPRSRDQLKDLEYRINQLEKSPRTVQPDGDYSSTKNVFEKVIVGQSPRRPRHLRKFSTDSSNSLFMTGKEIGPDFTTDSPNYVSSLKKLEFSRIDETSNLRKVDNESEIGDDMSDRVYTIDSVHQEASLNGVMGLKASVALCDDFMMTPRESPSYSRIRDIEIQKLYARLHALEADRESMRQAIISMGTDKAQMVLLKEIAQNLCKEMSPGKSMPARKPSVVESFSFMSIFKWVTSFVFWRRKAHKCRYMFGLSANNAGLLMLLERGPRGRQWKPVSRIRL, via the exons ATGGAGTCTAAGAGCTCGCCCCCCTCAGCCAGCCGGGTTAAATGTTGCGACTGCGATTGTGGCTGTTCGGTGATGAACAGGTCTCTTTCAGGGACCTATCTCCGTTCTGTGAAGCGCAAGTATgatgatttcgaggaagaaaccCAGTTCAAGATCCCAGGGTTCGTTATACCGCAAAATGCACGTGTGGAGATAGGAAATGAATGTGCGGCACTGCGCGAAACGGTCAGCAGCCAGCAGGTTACCATTCAGGACCTAATTTCAGAGTTGGAGGAGGAGAGGAATGCTTCATCTTCAGCTGCCAATGAGGCCATGTCTATGATTCTGAGGTTGCAGCGGGAAAAGGCAGAGATTCAGATGGAGGCAAGACAATTTAAAAGGTATGCAGAGGAGAAAATGGCCCATGATCAGCAGGAGACATTGGCCGTGGAGGAATTGTTGTATAAGAGGGAGCAAACCATCCAGTCACTTACGTGTGAGGTGCAGGCTTATAGACACAGGATGATGAGTTATGGTCTCACAGAAGCTGAGGCGGATGGAGAGAAGGGTATGAGCAGAAATAATAGCATGATTGAGAACCTAGACGGGCAACTTGAGTTTCCTCCTTACGAGATTTATCCTCCTCTGAAGTGCTATTCCCAGGCTTATGTGAATGGCAATGATGAAGCCGGTGACATTGAGAAATATGCCTTTGGAGAAACTCCACGTTCTCGAGATCAATTAAAGGACTTGGAGTACAGAATCAATCAATTGGAGAAAAGTCCTAGGACCGTTCAACCTGATGGGGACTATAGTAGCACAAAGAATGTGTTTGAAAAGGTAATAGTTGGCCAATCTCCTAGGCGGCCTAGGCATCTCAGAAAGTTCTCAACTGACAGCTCTAATTCACTTTTTATGACGGGTAAAGAAATAGGCCCTGATTTTACCACTGACTCTCCAAATTACGTCAGTAGTTTAAAGAAGTTGGAATTTTCTCGCATCGATGAAACTTCTAATTTAAGGAAAGTGGATAATGAATCAGAAATTGGTGATGACATGAGTGACAGGGTTTACACAATTGATTCTGTTCATCAGGAGGCTTCATTGAATGGCGTCATGGGCCTAAAGGCTTCTGTTGCACTTTGTGATGACTTTATGATGACTCCAAGGGAGTCACCTAGCTATTCTCGCATTAGAGATATAGAGATTCAGAAGCTGTATGCGAGACTTCATGCTCTTGAGGCTGATAGAGAATCGATGAGGCAGGCCATTATTTCTATGGGCACTGATAAAGCACAGATGGTATTGctgaaggagatagctcagaaCCTGTGTAAAGAAATGTCGCCTGGAAAAAGCATGCCAGCCAGGAAACCATCCGTGGTTGAGAGTTTCTCCTTCATGTCAATATTTAAG TGGGTAACATCTTTTGTTTTCTGGAGAAGAAAAGCACACAAATGCAG GTACATGTTTGGATTATCAGCCAATAATGCAGGTTTGCTTATGCTTTTAGAGCGAGGACCTCGTGGGAGGCAGTGGAAACCTGTATCACGTATACGTTTGTGA
- the LOC140883789 gene encoding NDR1/HIN1-like protein 10: MGETKQPHLNGAYYGPSIPPPSKSYHRPGRGGGGGGCCCNPFSCCCSCIMNCICTCIFQIICTILVIVGIFIFVCWLIFRPNTVKFYATDASLTEFNLNGSTLHYNLALNLTIRNPNKRIGVYYDQIEARAFYQGQRFSTVELTPFYQDKKSTNSLSADFKGQNPVTLGSKETSSYNDDKDSGAFGIDVKLYLRIRLKFWFVKSTRVKPKIDCDLRIPLSPNGTASGNYASKRCSFDWR; this comes from the coding sequence ATGGGAGAAACCAAGCAGCCGCATCTCAATGGAGCATACTACGGCCCCTCGATTCCGCCGCCGTCGAAGTCCTACCACCGCCCCGGCCGCGGAGGTGGAGGCGGCGGGTGCTGCTGCAACCCCTTCAGTTGCTGCTGCAGCTGCATCATGAACTGTATATGCACCTGCATATTCCAGATCATATGCACGATTCTAGTAATCGTCGGCATTTTCATCTTCGTCTGCTGGCTGATTTTCCGGCCAAACACCGTCAAGTTCTACGCCACCGACGCCTCGCTCACGGAATTCAACCTCAACGGAAGCACGCTGCACTACAATCTCGCGCTTAACCTGACCATCCGTAACCCTAACAAGCGAATCGGGGTCTACTACGATCAGATCGAAGCACGCGCGTTCTACCAGGGGCAGAGATTCTCCACCGTGGAATTGACGCCTTTTTACCAGGATAAAAAGAGCACGAATTCTCTGAGCGCTGATTTCAAGGGGCAGAATCCGGTCACTCTCGGGAGTAAAGAGACCTCGAGTTACAACGACGACAAGGATTCCGGCGCATTCGGCATCGATGTGAAGCTTTACCTGAGGATCAGGTTGAAATTTTGGTTCGTGAAATCTACCAGGGTTAAGCCCAAGATTGACTGCGATTTGAGAATCCCTTTGAGCCCCAACGGAACAGCATCTGGGAATTACGCATCGAAGAGGTGTTCTTTTGATTGGCGCTGA
- the LOC140882662 gene encoding uncharacterized protein — translation MAISRSSWSLLVAILSLIWLGESRSDTNNVYSPCADASVQRSDGFTFGIAFADRSVFFVNVSVQLSPCDHRLSLSNSQLAAFRPKVDEISLLTINTSNFMPDSVGGYMVAFAGRKYAARSIPAFVANSTYIVTSFTLVLEFKKGRLENLFWKRDGCASCTGQSSFVCLNNQDCAIKSGDCKNRGGPVDCSLAIQLAFSGTDKHEAVFNSWYEVSNLRQYSLVNLYSSLRDSLTSQYNRFI, via the exons ATGGCGATTTCAAGATCCTCGTGGAGCTTACTCGTAGCGATATTAAGCTTAATCTGGTTGGGAGAATCGAGAAGTGATACAAACAACGTGTACTCGCCTTGCGCCGACGCGTCGGTTCAGAGATCCGACGGGTTTACTTTTGGAATCGCGTTTGCGGACAGATCCGTCTTCTTTGTCAACGTCTCCGTTCAGCTTTCTCCGTGCGATCACCGCCTCTCGCTGTCTAACTCACAGCTCGCCGCCTTCCGTCCCAAAGTCGACGAGATCTCCCTCCTTACTATCAATACCTCCAACTTCATGCCG GATTCCGTTGGAGGCTATATGGTGGCATTTGCTGGTCGAAAATATGCTGCAAGGTCAATCCCCGCTTTTGTCGCGAATAGCACCTACATTGTGACTAGTTTTACTCTG GTTCTTGAATTCAAAAAAGGGAGGCTGGAAAACTTGTTCTGGAAAAGAGATGGCTGTGCTTCATGCACGGGTCAATCCAGCTTCGTCTGCCTCAACAATCAAGATTGTGCCATAAAATCTGGCGATTGTAAAAACCGAGGGGGGCCTGTGGACTGTAGCCTTGCCATACAACTAGCATTCTCTGGCACAGACAAGCACGAAGCAGTCTTCAATTCGTGGTATGAGGTTAGCAACCTTCGACAATATTCCCTCGTCAACCTTTATTCCAGTCTCAGGGACTCCCTCACCAGCCAATACAACAGATTCATCTAG
- the LOC140884943 gene encoding uncharacterized protein has product MTSGGGGGLSKVGIVLIIVFAISLVMLLAQLIYVLWRRRVFRRHGGGGDHFSQHSSSDSSFSSKELLYFFCVRSHPSSITAPDTADGLGSNPRPEMEVIDVDLLKIHGMFGPPRFLFTIKEEEGEHMESTAEISLRSSAEEVKKADDGSRSRVTLQECFEAAEETAEAAEIEDRYWTDATPFSTPYDSPMYFTPSASPVHEAVNGRSTETGGVCGSKTASIL; this is encoded by the coding sequence ATGACtagcggcggcggcggcggactGAGCAAGGTGGGAATTGTGCTGATTATAGTCTTCGCGATCTCACTGGTGATGCTACTCGCCCAGCTCATCTACGTCTTGTGGCGACGCCGAGTATTCCGCCGTCACGGTGGCGGCGGAGACCACTTCTCACAGCATTCGTCGTCGGACTCGTCCTTCTCCTCCAAGGAGCTTCTCTACTTTTTCTGCGTAAGGTCTCACCCCAGCTCCATAACCGCTCCAGATACCGCCGATGGCCTCGGTTCGAATCCGCGGCCGGAGATGGAGGTCATCGACGTTGACCTGTTGAAGATTCACGGCATGTTTGGACCGCCGAGGTTTCTGTTCACCATCAAGGAAGAGGAGGGGGAACATATGGAATCAACCGCCGAGATTTCTCTCCGTTCCTCCGCGGAGGAGGTGAAGAAGGCCGACGATGGCAGTAGGAGCAGGGTGACCTTGCAGGAGTGTTTCGAGGCGGCGGAGGAGACAGCGGAAGCGGCGGAGATCGAAGATCGCTATTGGACTGATGCGACGCCGTTTTCGACACCCTATGATTCGCCCATGTATTTCACTCCCTCGGCTTCACCTGTTCACGAGGCAGTCAACGGTAGGTCAACGGAGACCGGCGGGGTCTGCGGGAGTAAAACGGCGTCAATTTTGTGA
- the LOC140880115 gene encoding D-lactate dehydrogenase [cytochrome], mitochondrial, whose protein sequence is MAFPSWFCRLRSQSRPIFTKFRHSFIHTTLAKSVTSDAPNSWITSLLPMALAVSAGSLALQSQYNDCASFSDAPNLDRTGKSFGGKESTEYLVKGLHKTVPPELIDELKAICKDNLSLDYDERYFHGKPQNSFHKAVNIPDVVVFPRSEEEVSKILKSCNKHKVPIVPYGGATSIEGHTLSPNGGVCIDMSLMKRVKTLNVKDMDVVVEPGIGWMELNEYLEPYGLFFPLDPGPGATIGGMCATRCSGSLAVRYGTMRDNVINLKVVLANGDIVKTGSRARKSAAGYDLTRLMIGSEGTLGVITEVTLRLQKIPQHSVVAMCNFPTVKDAADVAIATMLSGIQVSRVELLDEVQVRAINVANGKTLPEVPTLLFEFIGTEAYSREQTLIVQKIASEHNGSDFIFAEDPEAKKELWKIRKEALWACFAMEPTFEAMITDVCVPLSHLAELISTSKKELDSSSLVCTVIAHAGDGNFHTVVLFDPDNDEQRREAERLNHFMVHTALAMEGTCTGEHGVGTGKMKYLEKELGMEALQTMKKIKVALDPNNIMNPGKLIPPHVCL, encoded by the exons ATGGCGTTCCCTTCGTGGTTCTGTCGCCTGCGGTCTCAGTCTAGACCAATTTTCACCAAATTCAGGCACTCCTTTATCCACACAACTCTAGCCAAGAGTGTTACCTCGGATGCACCGAACTCGTGGATCACCTCCTTGCTTCCAATGGCCCTCGCCGTCTCTGCGGGTTCTCTTGCTCTTCAATCACAATACAATGACTGTGCATCATTCTCTGATGCTCCCAATCTCGATCGAAC AGGTAAGAGCTTTGGTGGTAAAGAAAGCACAGAATATTTGGTGAAAGGTTTGCATAAAACGGTACCACCAGAGCTTATCGACGAATTGAAGGCCATTTGTAAG GACAATTTGAGTTTGGATTATGATGAGAGATATTTCCATGGGAAGCCACAGAATAGCTTTCACAAAGCAGTGAATATCCCTGATGTGGTTGTTTTTCCAAG GTCTGAAGAGGAGGTGTCTAAAATACTTAAATCCTGCAACAAGCACAAG GTTCCCATTGTGCCCTATGGTGGTGCAACATCAATTGAGGGCCATACCTTGTCCCCTAATGGTGGTGTCTGCATTGACATGTCCCTGATGAAA CGTGTCAAAACATTGAATGTTAAGGACATGGATGTGGTTGTTGAACCTGGGATTGGCTGGATGGAGCTTAATGAATACTTGGAGCCTTATGGTTTATTCTTTCCTCTGGATCCTG GACCAGGGGCAACAATTGGGGGAATGTGTGCTACACGATGCTCTGGCTCTCTAGCTGTGAG ATATGGGACTATGCGTGATAATGTCATCAACCTTAAG GTTGTTCTAGCCAATGGAGATATTGTCAAGACAGGTTCCCGTGCCAGGAAGAGCGCTGCTGG GTATGATTTAACTCGTCTCATGATTGGGAGTGAAGGAACCTTGGGTGTTATAACTGAAGTTACATTGCGCCTGCAGAAGATTCCTCAACACTCGGTG GTTGCGATGTGTAACTTTCCTACCGTTAAAGATGCAGCAGATGTTGCTATTGCCACCATGCTGTCTGGTATACAG GTATCAAGGGTGGAGCTTTTGGATGAAGTTCAAGTGAGGGCAATCAATGTTGCTAATGGAAAAACTTTACCTGAAGTCCCAACTCTGCTATTTGAATTTATTGGCACTg AAGCATACTCTCGTGAACAAACACTAATAGTTCAAAAGATAGCTTCAGAACACAATGGTtctgattttatttttgcagaggATCCTGAAGCCAAAAAGGAACTTTGGAAG ATAAGAAAGGAAGCACTCTGGGCTTGCTTTGCCATGGAACCAACTTTTGAAGCAATGATAACA GATGTTTGTGTTCCGCTGTCACACCTTGCAGAATTAATATCAACATCCAAAAAGGAGCTAGATTCTTCTTCTTTAGTATG CACGGTTATCGCTCATGCTGGTGATGGGAACTTCCACACTGTGGTGTTATTTGATCCCGATAACGACGAACAACGAAGGGAAGCTGAGAGATTAAACCACTTCATGGTTCATACAGCTTTAGCCATGGAAG GAACATGCACCGGGGAACATGGCGTTGGCACGGGGAAAATGAAG TATCTGGAAAAAGAACTTGGAATGGAGGCTTTACAGACTATGAAGAAGATCAAAGTTGCTTTAGATCCCAACAATATAATGAATCCAGGAAAACTCATTCCTCCCCATGTTTGTCTGTAA
- the LOC140881156 gene encoding transcription factor E2FA-like: protein MAGPGISTRDAAATPPAPAAENGRIFPLQQTPPTAIRRHLPFASMKPPFAPPDDYHQFSTPARAAASAGSAADQLPDAVVVKSTPLKRKNVSGKNEAESNEWTTSPGFSDMTNSPFRTPVSGKGGKPNGRSKVTKNNRSVPSTPISNVDAPSPLTPASSCRYDSSLSLLTKKFINLIKHAEDGELDLNKAADTLQVQKRRIYDITNVLEGIGLIEKKLKNRIHWKGLDNSKPGEAEEDAALLQAEIENLSMEERSLDERTRQMQEKLRCLSEDEHNQKWLFVTEDDIKGLPCFQNETLIAIKAPHGTTLEVPDPDEAVDYPQRRYRIILRSTMGPIDVYLVSQFEEKFDEMNGVEQSTSFPIASTSGSNENLAMQRTCLPNNCQEIEAAAPESQGFDSIFAASQEFAGGMTKIVPSSIGDETDYWLLSDADVSITDMWKTDSGIDWNGMDILHEELNIDATGATTQLSQASSSGTADVPPGVNLPPR, encoded by the exons ATGGCCGGACCTGGAATTTCCACCCGTGACGCGGCGGCGACGCCTCCAGCCCCAGCCGCGGAGAACGGGCGGATCTTCCCGCTGCAGCAGACGCCGCCGACTGCGATCAGGAGACACCTCCCCTTCGCGTCTATGAAGCCTCCGTTCGCTCCGCCGGATGACTATCATCAATTCTCCACACCGGCGCGCGCCGCCGCCTCGGCAGGCTCTGCGGCTGATCAGCTACCGGATGCGGTTGTCGTCAAGTCTACC CCTTTGAAGAGGAAGAATGTGAGTGGGAAAAACGAAGCGGAGTCTAATGAATGGACAACAAGTCCAGGATTTAGTGATATGACTAACAGTCCCTTCCGAACTCCTGTATCCGGTAAAGGAGGAAAGCCAAATGGTCGGTCAAAAGTTACCAAAAACAACAGATCTGTCCCTTCAACCCCCATTTCCAATGTTG ACGCTCCATCTCCTCTTACTCCTGCTAGCAGTTGCCGCTATGATAGCTCCTTGA GTCTTCTGACAAAAAAGTTCATCAACTTAATAAAGCATGCAGAAGATGGTGAGCTTGATTTGAACAAAGCTGCTGACACTTTACAG GTTCAGAAGAGAAGGATATATGACATAACCAATGTCCTTGAAGGGATTGGTCTTATAGAAAAAAAGCTTAAAAACAGAATCCACTGGAA GGGACTTGATAATTCGAAACCTGGAGAAGCGGAGGAGGACGCCGCTCTTTTGCAG GCAGAAATTGAAAACCTTTCCATGGAAGAAAGAAGTTTGGATGAACGAACAAG GCAAATGCAGGAAAAATTAAGATGCTTGAGCGAAGATGAACACAATCAAAA ATGGCTTTTTGTAACCGAAGATGACATTAAAGGTTTACCCTGCTTCCAG AATGAAACCCTCATAGCAATCAAAGCTCCACATGGAACCACTTTGGAAGTTCCAGATCCTGATGAG GCTGTTGATTATCCCCAGAGAAGATATAGAATTATACTCAGAAGTACAATGGGTCCTATTGATGTTTACCTTGTCAG CCAATTCGAGGAAAAATTCGATGAGATGAATGGAGTTGAACAATCAACGAGCTTTCCTATTGCCTCTACTTCTGGCTCAAATGAAAATCTAGCAATGCAGAGGACCTGCTTGCCAAACAACTGCCAAGAAATTGAAGCCGCGGCACCAGAGAGTCAAGGATTTGATTCTATTTTTGCAGCTTCGCAAGAATTTGCTGGAGGAATGACAAAGATTGTCCCATCAAGCATCGGC GATGAAACAGACTATTGGCTTCTATCGGATGCAGATGTCAGCATCACAGACATGTGGAAGACAGATT CGGGTATCGATTGGAATGGGATGGATATACTTCACGAGGAGTTGAATATAGATGCAACTGGTGCAACAACACAATTGAGCCAAGCATCATCATCTGGTACTGCGGATGTACCACCTGGGGTCAATTTGCCACCTAGATAG
- the LOC140882341 gene encoding strigolactones hydrolase CXE15, translating to MGSLPRIVEDCLGIVLVYSDGSISRSSDVNLPMKVQDDGSAVWKDCLFDEKHDLHLRLYKPRSPSTAKLPVVFFFHGGGFCVCSRTWPNCHSCCLRLSSVLQALVVAPDYRLAPEHRLPAAVYDALSSVEWLRNQAVLSNGGGGGGDEWFANGGVDFDRVFVMGDSSGGNLAHHVAVKLRRGSPELAPVRVRGYVMMAPFFGGTVRTKSEDEGPPEAFLNLEILDRFWRLSVPEGNTSDHPWANPFGPESPSLDCIKLDPILVLVGGGEVMKDRIDNYAKKLKEMGKEVDYVEYQGMQHGFFVNEPFSEVGCKVLEEIQNFMLKNSY from the exons ATGGGGTCTCTTCCTCGTATAGTCGAAGACTGCCTTGGAATCGTCCTGGTATACAGCGACGGCTCCATTTCCCGTTCGTCGGACGTTAACTTACCGATGAAAGTTCAAGACGACGGCTCCGCCGTCTGGAAAGACTGTTTATTCGACGAAAAACATGACCTCCATCTCCGCCTGTACAAACCCCGGTCACCCTCCACGGCCAAGCTACCCGTCGTCTTCTTTTTCCACGGCGGCGGATTTTGCGTTTGCTCCAGGACGTGGCCCAACTGCCACAGCTGCTGCCTCCGCCTCTCCTCGGTTCTGCAGGCTCTTGTGGTGGCTCCTGACTACAGGTTGGCGCCGGAGCACAGGCTCCCCGCCGCCGTGTACGATGCTTTGAGCTCCGTCGAGTGGCTCCGGAACCAGGCGGTTCTATCGAACGGTGGCGGCGGTGGTGGGGATGAATGGTTTGCGAATGGAGGGGTTGACTTCGATAGGGTTTTCGTGATGGGCGATTCGTCGGGTGGGAACCTGGCCCACCATGTGGCGGTGAAGCTCCGGCGCGGGTCGCCGGAGTTGGCTCCGGTTCGGGTTCGGGGATACGTTATGATGGCTCCGTTCTTCGGAGGTACGGTGAGAACCAAGTCGGAGGACGAAGGGCCGCCGGAGGCATTCTTGAATTTGGAGATTCTCGACAG ATTTTGGAGGCTGTCGGTGCCAGAAGGAAACACATCAGACCATCCATGGGCCAACCCATTTGGGCCAGAAAGCCCAAGCCTTGATTGCATAAAGCTCGACCCAATATTGGTTTTAGTGGGAGGAGGAGAAGTGATGAAGGACAGAATAGACAATTACGCTAAGAAATTGAAAGAGATGGGAAAAGAAGTTGACTACGTAGAATATCAAGGGATGCAGCATGGGTTCTTCGTGAATGAGCCTTTTTCAGAAGTGGGCTGCAAAGTTTTGGAGGAGATTCAAAATTTCATGCTTAAAAATTCTTATTGa